The DNA window AGAGACCTCACAACCAAAATTTGAGTTTCATCATGAAGAAATTCATACCTTGTATAGTTTCCATGTTATCTTCCTTGAAGACACCGAGGGGTGAGCCGCGTACGGATAGAAGCATCTCGCCACACTTTGGAAGCCTCTTGCTTTTAGGTGTTACCCCAACTGACAATCTATGGTTACTAACCTGGAGTTGCATTATTAATGAGAACTTAAATAGGATGCAGAAATCTGAGATGCCAAAACACTACTTATACGTAATCACGTCTTTGAAGATGATATTATGTCAAATCACAAACATTTACATACATTTGGAGTCCGCAGCTCATCTTTCAGCTCTAACATTTGTGAATCGGATGGGTCATCGAAAACCTGATCATTTGAATTGAGGGTATCAGAGATGAGAATCGAAATATTATCATCAAAAAGCAAGTATATTTCCACAGGCAATtgataaaacaaagataaatagtGATGGATAATTTATTGAGAAACCATTAATGGAAAGGACATACAAGACTCCTGATCTGTAGTTTATCAGCACCAAAAATGCTTGTTTTCACTGCGACATAATGAGAAAACATCATCAGCTTTACATGGAGAGAAAAGTAGGAAGATCAGATCGTCTACTTAGACGAGAAGATTCCTCAATACCAGATTGATTTGAAAATTCGAAGCCGCCTAAAGAAGGAATCCCCGCGGAGAAATCAGGGTAAGCTAATGACAGCCGACGGAGAAGAGCAGCATGTAATGTTCTTTCGTCACCATTTTCCAGAGTTGCATCCACAGCT is part of the Salvia splendens isolate huo1 chromosome 22, SspV2, whole genome shotgun sequence genome and encodes:
- the LOC121786177 gene encoding uncharacterized protein LOC121786177; amino-acid sequence: MGTKRGRLRKKPVVEEQNCSNEGAPPEEKDEAFDNYEVERQCAAIRALRDVEIERFSTMLQLLRSYFSEDQLQVPVLQFFSEKLPNLSLEPTGKDGQYEVKSKGKAVDATLENGDERTLHAALLRRLSLAYPDFSAGIPSLGGFEFSNQSVKTSIFGADKLQIRSLVFDDPSDSQMLELKDELRTPNVSNHRLSVGVTPKSKRLPKCGEMLLSVRGSPLGVFKEDNMETIQESEDG